A single region of the Streptomyces vilmorinianum genome encodes:
- a CDS encoding acyl-CoA dehydrogenase family protein: MPTEQLTARRTTSRIDIDSAAVVVAAADVAKIAAEHAGAAERDRRLAPEVVRSMLDAGFARHFVPRRHGGEAGTFEEIVRAVSVVGEGCTSAAWAASLTASLGRMAAYLPEEGQRRIWAGGPDTLIVGALMPLGRARREEGGWRINGTWPYVSVVDHADWALVCAMTTEDRPTARFFAVPRGDWRTEDTWSSVGMRGTGSNTLSVDGVFVPDELTFTRDAVATGLAEGTEGAEAPCHRVPLKAVNGLCFAAPVLGAARAALAAWREGTAPRHTSASGGLESAAAVVLGRAAGEADTAALLLEAAARTADTGQVTAMDVARNSRDCALAAELATAAVDRLFASAGTRAHQDAAPLQRHWRDAHTAAGHIVLGFTPAAEAYARELHAPRPPHGEN; this comes from the coding sequence ATGCCGACTGAGCAGTTGACGGCACGGCGGACGACGTCCCGCATCGACATCGACTCCGCCGCCGTGGTGGTCGCGGCCGCCGATGTCGCGAAGATCGCCGCGGAGCACGCGGGGGCCGCCGAGCGCGATCGCAGGCTCGCCCCGGAGGTGGTGCGGTCCATGCTGGACGCCGGTTTCGCGCGCCACTTCGTACCGCGCCGGCACGGCGGTGAGGCCGGGACCTTCGAGGAGATCGTGCGGGCGGTGTCCGTGGTCGGCGAGGGGTGCACCTCTGCCGCCTGGGCCGCGTCGCTGACCGCCTCCCTCGGCCGGATGGCCGCCTACCTCCCCGAGGAGGGGCAGCGGCGGATCTGGGCGGGCGGCCCGGACACCCTGATCGTGGGCGCGCTCATGCCGCTGGGCCGGGCCCGCCGCGAGGAGGGCGGCTGGCGGATCAACGGCACCTGGCCCTACGTCAGCGTCGTGGACCACGCGGACTGGGCGCTGGTCTGCGCGATGACGACCGAGGACCGGCCGACCGCCCGCTTCTTCGCCGTGCCGCGCGGAGACTGGCGCACCGAGGACACGTGGTCGTCGGTCGGCATGCGCGGCACCGGCAGCAACACGCTGTCGGTGGACGGGGTGTTCGTGCCCGACGAGCTCACGTTCACCCGTGACGCCGTGGCCACCGGCCTCGCCGAGGGTACGGAGGGTGCCGAGGCCCCCTGCCACCGCGTGCCCCTCAAGGCCGTCAACGGGCTGTGTTTCGCCGCTCCCGTCCTGGGCGCCGCGCGGGCCGCCCTGGCCGCCTGGCGGGAGGGCACGGCGCCCCGCCACACCTCGGCCTCCGGCGGCCTGGAGAGCGCGGCGGCCGTCGTCCTCGGCCGCGCGGCGGGCGAGGCGGACACAGCGGCGCTGCTCCTGGAGGCGGCGGCCCGTACCGCCGACACCGGCCAGGTCACCGCCATGGACGTGGCCCGCAACAGCCGGGACTGCGCGCTCGCGGCCGAACTCGCCACGGCCGCCGTGGACCGCCTGTTCGCCTCCGCGGGCACCCGCGCCCATCAGGACGCGGCGCCGCTCCAGCGCCACTGGCGGGACGCCCACACCGCGGCCGGCCACATCGTCCTGGGTTTCACCCCGGCCGCCGAGGCCTACGCCCGCGAACTCCACGCCCCGCGCCCGCCGCACGGCGAGAACTGA
- a CDS encoding NAD-dependent epimerase/dehydratase family protein — protein MARSTPAPRVLVLGGSGFVGRHVSAAFLARGWEVHGWSRRAQGAAGVTARAVDLVRAAPGRLADELAALAPQVVVNAAGAVWGASDAEMADANEDAVARFVAAVRAVPAPGAPAPRLVQLGSVHEHAAATVYGRTKAAATACVTEAGGTVLRLPNLLGPGMPEGSFLGGVAARLARAARTGEPVTVTVTVTALARRERREFLDVRDAADAVLAAAGPPAAPRVRGRALDLGTGRPVGVRELLDTLIRLSGVPARVEERLPEPGRTPPGGLSGLGRGPSHEVAGELLGWRAVRGPEESLRGLWEAVAGASSGPRAAGERSASGGRATG, from the coding sequence ATGGCCCGTTCCACCCCCGCGCCGCGCGTGCTCGTCCTCGGCGGCAGCGGCTTCGTCGGACGGCATGTGTCCGCCGCGTTCCTGGCCCGCGGCTGGGAGGTGCACGGCTGGTCCCGGCGCGCCCAGGGGGCCGCGGGGGTCACGGCGCGCGCCGTCGACCTCGTGCGGGCCGCGCCCGGACGGCTCGCGGACGAGCTGGCCGCGCTCGCGCCGCAGGTCGTGGTCAACGCCGCGGGCGCGGTGTGGGGCGCGAGTGACGCGGAGATGGCGGACGCCAACGAGGACGCGGTGGCGCGGTTCGTGGCGGCCGTGCGGGCCGTACCGGCTCCGGGTGCGCCGGCGCCCCGGCTCGTGCAGCTCGGCAGCGTCCACGAGCACGCGGCGGCGACCGTCTACGGCCGTACGAAGGCGGCGGCCACCGCGTGCGTGACGGAGGCGGGCGGCACGGTGCTGCGGCTGCCGAACCTGCTCGGCCCCGGCATGCCCGAGGGCAGCTTCCTGGGCGGGGTCGCCGCGCGGCTCGCCCGGGCCGCCCGCACCGGCGAACCCGTGACCGTGACCGTGACCGTGACGGCGCTCGCGCGGCGCGAACGCCGCGAGTTCCTCGACGTACGGGACGCGGCCGACGCGGTGCTCGCCGCCGCCGGGCCGCCCGCCGCCCCGCGGGTACGCGGCCGGGCCCTGGATCTGGGAACGGGCCGCCCCGTCGGCGTACGGGAGCTGCTCGACACGCTCATCCGGCTCAGCGGCGTTCCCGCGCGCGTCGAGGAGCGCCTCCCGGAGCCGGGGCGGACGCCGCCCGGCGGCCTGTCCGGGCTGGGCCGGGGCCCGTCCCACGAGGTGGCGGGGGAGCTGCTGGGCTGGCGCGCGGTGCGCGGGCCCGAGGAGTCGCTGCGAGGGCTGTGGGAGGCGGTGGCCGGGGCTTCCAGCGGGCCTCGAGCGGCGGGCGAGCGGTCGGCGAGCGGCGGGCGAGCGACCGGCTAG
- the rfbH gene encoding lipopolysaccharide biosynthesis protein RfbH codes for MDAEKTQILARVRAYHQATEDREFVPGVTPVQPAGATLDANDRVALVEAALDLRIAAGPSSRRFEREFARYFGLRKAHMTNSGSSANLLALTALTSHTLGERRLRPGDEVITVAAGFPTTVNPIIQNGLVPVFVDVELGTYNTTAERVLAAVGPRTKAIMIAHALGNPYPVADIAAIAEEHGLYLIEDNCDAVGSYHRGRLTGTFGDLTTTSFYPAHHITTGEGGCVLTRNLALARIVEQLRDWGRDCWCEPGKDNTCFKRFDYQLGTLPHGYDHKYIFTHLGYNLKATDIQAALGVSQLARLDAFGKARRANWQRMYEGLAEVPGLLLPRATEHSDPSWFGFVLTVRPDAPFTRRGLEEFLASRAIGTRRLFGGNLTRHPAYHGREFRVVGELTNSDVITEHTLWVGVHPSLTDAMIDHVSGSIREFAAAARR; via the coding sequence ATGGACGCGGAGAAGACGCAGATCCTGGCGAGGGTGCGCGCGTACCACCAGGCCACGGAGGACCGGGAGTTCGTGCCGGGAGTGACGCCGGTGCAGCCCGCGGGCGCGACGCTCGACGCGAACGACCGGGTGGCGCTCGTCGAGGCGGCGCTCGACCTGCGGATCGCGGCCGGCCCGAGCAGCCGGCGCTTCGAGCGGGAGTTCGCCCGCTACTTCGGGCTGCGCAAGGCACACATGACCAACTCCGGCTCGTCGGCGAACCTCCTCGCCCTGACCGCGCTGACCTCCCACACGCTGGGTGAGCGCAGGCTGCGCCCCGGCGACGAGGTGATCACCGTGGCGGCCGGGTTCCCGACGACGGTCAACCCGATCATCCAGAACGGCCTGGTCCCCGTCTTCGTCGACGTCGAGCTCGGTACGTACAACACGACCGCGGAGCGGGTCCTCGCCGCGGTCGGCCCGAGGACGAAGGCGATCATGATCGCGCACGCGCTGGGCAACCCGTACCCGGTGGCCGACATCGCCGCGATCGCCGAGGAGCACGGCCTGTACCTCATCGAGGACAACTGCGACGCGGTCGGCTCGTACCACCGGGGCCGGCTGACCGGCACCTTCGGAGACCTGACGACGACCAGCTTCTACCCGGCGCACCACATCACCACGGGCGAGGGCGGCTGCGTCCTCACCCGGAACCTGGCGCTGGCGCGGATCGTGGAGCAGCTGCGGGACTGGGGCCGGGACTGCTGGTGCGAGCCGGGCAAGGACAACACCTGCTTCAAACGCTTCGACTACCAGCTGGGGACGCTGCCGCACGGCTACGACCACAAGTACATCTTCACGCACCTCGGCTACAACCTGAAGGCCACCGACATCCAGGCGGCGCTCGGCGTCAGCCAGCTGGCCAGGCTGGACGCCTTCGGCAAGGCCCGGCGGGCCAACTGGCAGCGGATGTACGAGGGCCTGGCGGAGGTCCCGGGGCTGCTGCTGCCCCGGGCGACGGAGCACAGCGACCCCAGCTGGTTCGGTTTCGTGCTCACCGTGCGGCCCGACGCGCCCTTCACCCGGCGCGGCCTTGAGGAGTTCCTGGCCTCCCGCGCCATCGGCACCCGGCGGCTGTTCGGCGGCAATCTGACCCGCCACCCCGCCTACCACGGCCGCGAGTTCCGGGTGGTGGGCGAGCTGACCAACTCCGACGTCATCACCGAGCACACCCTGTGGGTGGGCGTCCATCCGAGCCTGACGGACGCGATGATCGACCATGTGTCGGGCAGCATCCGCGAGTTCGCCGCCGCGGCGCGCCGCTGA
- a CDS encoding DUF6365 family protein, which translates to MKLLFLAPVVGTHGEVTTGLGLARLLAPAGITAHFVVDTHNAPQLTAAGVPGTVIDASMGAGVRTVIEDAVRAERPDVIVLSDYLSYWLMMHRVYRTDPWFVERLGVPVIPLDLYEWENTDFRIDHFGLGLEVDRRILGMPVALRPAPWARPDPGPGSRGLVYPFMRPLPRPTTAARRAVRASLGVRDEDRLLSLSVSGWQRHAQSVEDPVTRGLARRVPEHVTAALRRLPATTRFLVVGPDLDGLEGLPADRTHRVPSCPPDRYRDLLDASDAVLSLHVPASALVRSVFSDLPAVYVGHSGPHAEGPDALAPYSMWPLRWNSVVRPLLTDNPLTETFRQAELLDTEGTVTALDAVLNDPGERARLAEGRARYLAALDALPAVPEIFAEAVRRLG; encoded by the coding sequence ATGAAGCTGCTGTTCCTCGCGCCGGTCGTCGGCACCCACGGCGAGGTCACCACCGGTCTGGGCCTGGCCCGGCTCCTGGCCCCCGCCGGCATCACCGCCCACTTCGTCGTGGACACCCACAACGCGCCGCAGCTCACGGCCGCCGGCGTGCCCGGCACCGTCATCGACGCGTCGATGGGCGCCGGTGTCCGCACGGTGATCGAGGACGCCGTACGGGCCGAGCGGCCCGACGTGATCGTGCTCAGCGACTACCTCTCGTACTGGCTGATGATGCACCGCGTCTACCGCACCGACCCCTGGTTCGTGGAACGGCTCGGCGTCCCGGTGATCCCGCTCGACCTGTACGAGTGGGAGAACACCGACTTCCGCATCGACCACTTCGGGCTCGGCCTGGAGGTGGACCGGCGGATCCTCGGCATGCCCGTCGCGCTGCGGCCCGCGCCCTGGGCCCGCCCCGACCCGGGGCCCGGCAGCCGAGGCCTGGTCTACCCGTTCATGCGGCCGCTGCCCCGCCCCACCACCGCGGCGCGCCGCGCCGTACGGGCCTCCCTGGGAGTGCGCGACGAGGACCGGCTGCTCTCGCTGTCCGTCTCGGGCTGGCAGCGCCACGCCCAGTCGGTCGAGGACCCGGTGACGCGCGGCCTCGCCCGGCGAGTGCCCGAGCACGTCACGGCCGCGCTGCGCCGACTGCCCGCCACCACCCGCTTCCTGGTCGTCGGACCCGACCTCGACGGTCTCGAGGGGCTGCCCGCCGACCGCACCCACCGGGTGCCGTCCTGCCCGCCCGACCGCTACCGGGACCTCCTCGACGCCTCGGACGCCGTCCTCTCCCTGCATGTGCCCGCCTCGGCACTCGTACGCTCGGTCTTCTCGGACCTGCCCGCGGTGTACGTCGGCCACAGCGGCCCGCACGCGGAGGGACCGGACGCCCTCGCCCCGTACAGCATGTGGCCCCTGCGCTGGAACTCCGTCGTCCGGCCGCTGCTCACGGACAACCCGCTGACCGAGACCTTCCGGCAGGCCGAACTCCTCGACACCGAGGGCACGGTGACGGCCCTCGACGCCGTCCTGAACGATCCCGGGGAGCGAGCCCGGCTCGCGGAGGGGCGCGCCCGCTACCTGGCGGCGCTCGACGCGCTGCCCGCCGTCCCGGAGATCTTCGCGGAGGCGGTCCGCCGGCTGGGCTGA
- a CDS encoding dTDP-4-dehydrorhamnose 3,5-epimerase family protein: MDIREIREVPGAYVITPHQWPDPRGAFFESLRTDLVSEAVGRPFEVRQINYSTSRRNTLRGVHGVLIPPGQAKYVTCVRGALRDMVVDLRVGSPTFGQSASTLLTPENGVAVHVTEGLGHGFLALTDDTCISYALSTAHVPGTQFEIDPLDPELALPWGYEEPPLLSEKDARAPSLRTALERGILPRWPATAPQDTPTPTPHGKNGTP, encoded by the coding sequence ATGGACATCCGAGAGATCCGCGAGGTCCCGGGCGCGTACGTGATCACCCCGCACCAGTGGCCCGACCCGCGCGGCGCGTTCTTCGAGTCGCTCCGCACCGACCTGGTGAGCGAGGCGGTCGGGCGCCCCTTCGAGGTGCGGCAGATCAACTACTCGACCTCGCGCCGCAACACCCTGCGCGGCGTCCACGGCGTGCTCATCCCGCCCGGCCAGGCGAAGTACGTCACCTGCGTGCGCGGCGCGCTGCGCGACATGGTGGTGGACCTCAGGGTCGGCTCGCCGACGTTCGGGCAGAGCGCGAGCACCCTGCTCACCCCGGAGAACGGGGTGGCCGTGCACGTCACCGAAGGGCTCGGCCACGGCTTCCTCGCCCTCACCGACGACACCTGCATCTCCTACGCCCTGTCCACCGCGCACGTGCCGGGGACCCAGTTCGAGATCGACCCGCTCGACCCCGAACTGGCGCTGCCCTGGGGCTACGAGGAGCCTCCGCTGCTGTCCGAGAAGGACGCCCGGGCGCCGTCGCTGCGCACGGCGCTGGAGCGCGGCATCCTCCCGCGCTGGCCCGCCACCGCGCCCCAGGACACCCCCACCCCCACCCCCCACGGGAAGAACGGGACACCATGA
- a CDS encoding Gfo/Idh/MocA family protein, producing MSALRIGVAGCADIALRRMLPAFAASPHTHVTAIASRTADKARAAADTFGCAAVEGYDALLERADVDAVYVPLPVALHARWTERALRAGKHVLAEKPLTARAADTARLLRLARERGLVLAENYLFVHHGAYTAVRELVAEGAIGDVRALHASFTIPPRPADDIRYRADLDGGALLDIGVYPVRLASLLLGPELRVHGAVLRHDTARGVDLGGSALLGDPATGASAQLVFGMEHTYTAGWRLLGSEGCLALDRAYSPPAGHRPVLRIERADGVEERVLPTHDQAAAAVAAFAETVRRGVGDDAGDAAVLRQAGLVDDIRRAAHVVKI from the coding sequence GTGAGCGCGCTGAGGATCGGCGTCGCGGGCTGCGCCGACATCGCCCTGCGCCGCATGCTGCCCGCCTTCGCGGCCTCCCCTCACACGCACGTGACGGCGATCGCCAGCCGTACCGCCGACAAGGCCCGGGCCGCCGCCGACACCTTCGGCTGCGCGGCCGTCGAGGGGTACGACGCACTCCTCGAACGCGCCGACGTGGACGCCGTGTACGTACCGCTGCCGGTCGCCCTGCACGCCCGGTGGACCGAACGCGCGCTGCGCGCGGGCAAGCACGTCCTGGCCGAGAAGCCGCTCACCGCGCGGGCCGCCGACACCGCCCGGCTGCTCCGCCTCGCCCGTGAGCGCGGCCTCGTCCTCGCCGAGAACTATCTGTTCGTCCACCACGGCGCGTACACGGCGGTACGGGAGCTGGTGGCCGAGGGCGCGATCGGCGACGTACGGGCGCTGCACGCCTCGTTCACGATCCCGCCGCGGCCCGCCGACGACATCCGCTACCGCGCCGACCTGGACGGCGGGGCCCTTCTCGACATCGGCGTGTACCCGGTCCGGCTGGCCTCCCTGCTGCTCGGCCCGGAGCTGCGGGTGCACGGCGCCGTCCTGCGCCACGACACCGCGCGCGGTGTCGACCTCGGCGGCAGCGCGCTGCTCGGCGACCCGGCGACCGGGGCGAGTGCCCAGCTGGTCTTCGGCATGGAGCACACGTACACGGCGGGCTGGCGGCTGCTCGGCAGCGAGGGCTGCCTCGCCCTGGACCGGGCGTACTCCCCGCCGGCCGGTCACCGCCCGGTGCTGCGGATCGAGCGTGCCGACGGCGTCGAGGAGCGGGTCCTGCCCACGCACGACCAGGCGGCCGCCGCTGTCGCCGCCTTCGCCGAGACCGTGCGCCGGGGTGTCGGCGACGACGCGGGAGACGCGGCCGTACTGCGCCAGGCCGGGCTGGTCGACGACATCCGCAGGGCCGCCCATGTCGTGAAGATCTGA
- a CDS encoding NDP-hexose 2,3-dehydratase family protein: MTRIKDAAGFHAWFAERGTAHRYRITPAPLHDLDGWYTDPATGDVRHRSGGFFSIEGLRFEPSDPGVPAWTQPIIRQPETGILGVLIKRFDGVPHLLMQAKMEPGNITTLQLSPTVQATFSNYTRVHRGSAVRYIDHFLTPGAGDRVHYDALQSEQGSWFLGKRNRNIVVETTADVPVHEDFCWVPRPVMAELLRVENLVNMDSRTVLAGLPDDNGETDETYETGDTDDTGDTGDLGERPAPGRAAEKPLHDTAALLHWFTGAKVRHRPERRTIPLSRVGGWRRDGDRGEIVHEEGRYFRIIGVDVEADSREVPSWSQPMLAPVGRGVIAFVSKEIHGERHLLVQARAEAGTFDAVELGPSVQCNPGNLAEGARRPPYLDAVLGARPEQVLFDTVHSEEGGRFYHAENRYLVVDGTDIPLDVPEDYTWMTVRQLTRAGRIGNLVDVEARTLLACVRTLPGHGASR, from the coding sequence GTGACCCGTATCAAGGACGCGGCAGGCTTCCACGCCTGGTTCGCCGAGCGCGGCACCGCCCACCGGTACCGCATCACCCCGGCCCCGCTGCACGACCTGGACGGCTGGTACACCGACCCGGCCACGGGCGATGTCCGGCACCGCAGCGGCGGGTTCTTCTCGATCGAGGGTCTGCGGTTCGAGCCGTCGGACCCGGGCGTGCCCGCGTGGACGCAGCCGATCATCCGGCAGCCCGAGACCGGCATCCTGGGTGTGCTGATCAAGCGGTTCGACGGGGTTCCGCACCTGCTGATGCAGGCCAAGATGGAGCCGGGCAACATCACCACGCTCCAGCTCTCGCCGACCGTGCAGGCCACGTTCAGCAACTACACGCGGGTGCACCGGGGCTCCGCCGTGCGCTACATCGACCACTTCCTGACTCCCGGCGCCGGTGACCGGGTGCACTACGACGCGCTGCAGAGCGAGCAGGGCTCGTGGTTCCTGGGCAAGCGCAACCGCAACATCGTCGTCGAGACGACCGCCGACGTGCCGGTCCACGAGGACTTCTGCTGGGTGCCGCGCCCGGTGATGGCCGAGCTGCTGCGGGTCGAGAACCTCGTCAACATGGACTCGCGGACCGTGCTCGCCGGCCTGCCCGACGACAACGGCGAGACCGACGAGACCTACGAGACCGGCGACACCGATGACACCGGCGACACCGGCGACCTCGGCGAGCGCCCGGCGCCGGGGCGGGCGGCGGAGAAGCCGCTGCACGACACCGCGGCGCTGCTGCACTGGTTCACCGGGGCCAAGGTGCGCCACCGCCCCGAGCGCCGGACGATCCCGCTGAGCCGGGTCGGCGGCTGGCGCCGCGACGGCGACCGGGGCGAGATCGTCCACGAGGAGGGCCGGTACTTCCGGATCATCGGCGTCGACGTCGAGGCCGACAGCCGCGAGGTGCCCTCCTGGTCCCAGCCGATGCTGGCTCCGGTGGGCCGCGGGGTCATCGCCTTCGTGAGCAAGGAGATCCACGGGGAGCGCCATCTGCTGGTGCAGGCCCGCGCGGAGGCGGGCACCTTCGACGCCGTCGAGCTCGGGCCCAGTGTCCAGTGCAACCCGGGCAATCTCGCCGAGGGCGCGCGGCGGCCGCCGTATCTGGACGCCGTGCTGGGCGCGCGGCCCGAGCAGGTGCTGTTCGACACCGTGCACTCCGAGGAGGGCGGCCGGTTCTACCACGCGGAGAACCGCTATCTGGTGGTCGACGGGACCGACATCCCCCTCGACGTCCCCGAGGACTACACGTGGATGACGGTCCGCCAGCTCACCCGCGCCGGCCGGATCGGCAACCTCGTCGACGTCGAGGCGCGCACCCTCCTGGCGTGCGTCCGCACCCTGCCCGGCCACGGGGCTTCCCGGTGA
- a CDS encoding DUF6081 family protein has protein sequence MTLLFHDDFATGLRVRDPEARPDGPWSLRPAGALTAGDGIARATAAGLVVEPTGTDPGTGRPAFVVPPGGESPDHLRWAAFGPACPARGATVTVSATLSAEPLGEGADDIRDGAGALVVLDRDAGLILDFALTGGRVWALYGRVPGPDGSRGGFSYSVPLAPRGPLDRHRCALVVDTAAAVARWFLDGTEVFSVERLGQGLPERVRPDSVTPGPLGLVRPAAVVPGLALISDRPHGQGVRLTVGALSVVEGAAAL, from the coding sequence ATGACGCTCCTCTTCCACGACGACTTCGCCACAGGGCTGCGGGTGCGCGACCCGGAAGCGCGGCCCGACGGCCCCTGGTCACTGCGGCCCGCAGGCGCTCTGACGGCCGGGGACGGCATCGCGCGCGCCACGGCCGCCGGCCTGGTGGTGGAGCCCACCGGCACCGACCCCGGCACCGGGCGCCCGGCGTTCGTGGTGCCGCCCGGGGGCGAGAGCCCCGACCATCTGCGCTGGGCGGCCTTCGGGCCCGCGTGCCCGGCCCGCGGTGCCACGGTGACCGTGTCCGCGACGCTCTCGGCCGAGCCGCTGGGGGAAGGGGCGGACGACATACGTGACGGCGCGGGCGCGCTCGTCGTCCTCGACCGTGACGCCGGTCTGATCCTGGACTTCGCGCTGACCGGCGGCCGGGTGTGGGCGCTGTACGGCCGCGTGCCCGGCCCTGACGGCAGCCGGGGCGGCTTCTCGTACAGCGTGCCGCTCGCCCCGCGCGGCCCCCTGGACAGGCACCGCTGCGCGCTCGTGGTGGACACGGCGGCGGCCGTGGCCCGCTGGTTCCTCGACGGCACCGAGGTGTTCTCCGTGGAGCGCCTCGGCCAGGGTCTGCCGGAGCGGGTACGGCCGGACTCCGTGACCCCGGGGCCGCTCGGCCTCGTGCGGCCCGCCGCGGTCGTGCCCGGCCTGGCGCTGATCTCCGACCGCCCGCACGGGCAGGGCGTGCGCCTCACCGTGGGCGCGCTGTCGGTCGTCGAGGGGGCGGCGGCGCTGTGA
- a CDS encoding LLM class flavin-dependent oxidoreductase: protein MRLAVNLVHQGAGELARAAERLGYAAALAPEGYRSDAASVLGLVAGVTDRIALISGVMQIPGRPPAMAALTAATLDSLSGGRFRLGLGVSNPDVSVGWYGVAFSRPLERTREYVDIVRRALDGEPVTHQGAHFEVGGPAPLHLLTERPPGRLPVLLAAVGPRNLRLAGEIADGWLGVFTSPEAVAEAVAEIRTGRGTDDLSGFDVLPSLPTAVADTAQEAADALRGQYVYLMGIGDPERNFYCAMARSMGYEAEVAAFLDRLAAGDRAGAGAALPLGFIDRTALIGPVDRIADRMRAYAEAGVTTLGVMVSAAATGLEGRLSILEAAAHAWERSGTATG from the coding sequence GTGCGGCTCGCCGTGAACCTCGTCCATCAGGGTGCCGGCGAACTCGCCCGCGCCGCCGAACGGCTGGGCTACGCCGCCGCGCTGGCCCCGGAGGGCTACCGCTCCGACGCGGCCAGTGTGCTGGGCCTCGTGGCGGGGGTGACCGACCGCATCGCGCTGATCTCCGGCGTGATGCAGATCCCCGGCCGCCCGCCGGCCATGGCCGCGCTGACCGCCGCCACGCTCGACTCGCTGAGCGGCGGCCGGTTCCGGCTCGGCCTCGGAGTGTCCAACCCCGATGTGTCGGTGGGCTGGTACGGGGTCGCCTTCAGCCGTCCGCTGGAACGCACCCGGGAGTACGTCGACATCGTGCGCCGCGCCCTGGACGGCGAACCGGTCACCCACCAGGGCGCGCACTTCGAGGTCGGCGGGCCCGCCCCGCTGCACCTGCTGACCGAACGGCCACCGGGCCGGCTGCCGGTGCTGCTCGCGGCGGTCGGGCCGCGGAATCTGCGGCTCGCGGGGGAGATCGCGGACGGCTGGCTCGGCGTCTTCACCTCGCCGGAGGCCGTCGCCGAGGCCGTCGCGGAGATCCGCACGGGCCGGGGCACGGACGACCTGAGCGGGTTCGACGTGCTGCCCAGCCTGCCGACGGCCGTCGCCGACACCGCGCAGGAGGCGGCGGACGCGCTGCGCGGCCAGTACGTGTACCTCATGGGCATCGGGGACCCCGAGCGCAACTTCTACTGCGCGATGGCCCGTTCGATGGGGTACGAGGCCGAGGTGGCCGCCTTCCTCGACCGGCTCGCGGCGGGCGACCGCGCGGGCGCGGGCGCGGCGCTCCCGCTCGGTTTCATCGACCGTACGGCGCTCATCGGCCCGGTCGACCGGATCGCGGACCGGATGCGGGCCTACGCGGAGGCGGGCGTGACCACCCTCGGGGTCATGGTCTCGGCCGCCGCGACCGGCCTGGAGGGCCGCCTGTCCATCCTCGAAGCGGCCGCCCACGCCTGGGAACGCTCCGGCACGGCCACCGGCTGA
- a CDS encoding SDR family NAD(P)-dependent oxidoreductase has product MAADAPKTPTAPTAPVAVTSPVAAAAATAPVALVTGSSSGIGRTVAQRLAAEGYRIVVNSARSVEDGEKTAASLPDALYVRADVSDEADARRLVDTAVAHYGRLDVLVNNAGRTRAIAHADLAAATPEVWREILGLNVIGTWQTTVAAMPHLTRAGGGSVVNVSSIAGSRPAGSSIPYAVSKAAIEHMTRLLANTVGPAVRVNAVAPGLIETPWTQNSDFFAPIAEHVRQTTPLRRTGRPEDVAEAVLGLVRATYTTGQVLLVDGGAHLL; this is encoded by the coding sequence ATGGCCGCCGACGCACCCAAGACGCCGACCGCACCGACCGCGCCGGTCGCGGTGACCTCGCCTGTCGCGGCGGCCGCGGCGACCGCCCCCGTCGCCCTGGTCACCGGCTCCTCCTCCGGCATCGGGCGGACCGTCGCGCAGCGGCTGGCCGCCGAGGGGTACCGGATCGTCGTCAACTCCGCCCGCTCCGTGGAGGACGGCGAGAAGACGGCCGCCTCGCTGCCGGACGCGCTCTACGTCCGGGCGGACGTCTCCGACGAGGCGGACGCGCGCCGCCTGGTGGACACCGCCGTCGCGCACTACGGCCGGCTCGACGTCCTGGTCAACAACGCCGGGCGGACCCGCGCCATCGCGCACGCCGACCTGGCCGCCGCCACGCCCGAGGTGTGGCGGGAGATCCTCGGCCTGAACGTCATCGGGACCTGGCAGACCACCGTCGCCGCGATGCCCCATCTGACCCGCGCGGGCGGCGGCAGCGTGGTCAACGTGTCCTCGATCGCGGGCAGCCGGCCGGCCGGCAGCTCGATCCCGTACGCGGTGAGCAAGGCGGCCATCGAGCACATGACCCGGCTCCTCGCGAACACGGTCGGCCCGGCCGTACGGGTCAACGCGGTCGCACCCGGGCTGATCGAGACGCCCTGGACGCAGAACAGCGACTTCTTCGCTCCGATCGCCGAACACGTGCGACAGACCACGCCGCTGCGCCGCACGGGCCGGCCGGAGGACGTCGCGGAAGCCGTCCTGGGGCTGGTCCGCGCCACGTACACCACCGGGCAGGTCCTGCTGGTGGACGGCGGCGCCCACCTGCTCTGA